GTCGCGGCGGTCGCATTCTGATGGTGGCTGAATGCGAAAAAAAGGTCGTTCATTGGCTGTACGGTGGTCGGCATTATTCCGGTACCCCCGCTACGGCGTGGCCCTAACCAAAACCTGCTTATGGCAGGCAcaccccagaatttcatttttctttaaaaTTGTCTAATAGACGCGTAACATACCACTACACCTATTTATGGGATTGTTTGTGATTATGCGTATCTCGTGCACAATGTTTCCTGAACATCACGCCGAGATTTCTCGCTTTCCACAAAATGCTACGCATAGGATGAATGCGACCTTGAGCCGCGTGACGCGCAACTGACTGGCCGTGCTTACCGCGATCGGTCGTCTCGCGGTAAGCACGGCCAGTCTTATTTCTTCCGACTCATTCAGACACTTGAACGGCTGTGGCAGAATTGAATGCATCATTAAAGCGATCTTAGAAAAAGAGCGCATGATACCTTCGCGATTCATTTCTCACAAAGTAATATTACTCTTACAATAGTTAACATGAGGGAGGAGAAAGGATACCGGAGGGCTCAAtctttattattcatatcataagcCAACAGACGCCAAGGACAGTGTAGGGGTAATTACGTGTGCGTATTTATGAAGGAAATCATAAATTAATGGAAGTGAAGGATGACCAACTGGCCACAGGTGGGGCACGAACACACGCGATGACTTGGGGTTCGTACCCCACCTGCGGGGCCAGTTTTATTTCGTCAGTCTGTACGTTTGTACAGTGAGCCTGTTCATTCTTCATAGGCCATATTTGGTACCATGGCCTTGTTTTGCGGAATCTCAGAATTTGCGAAAACCATGTTAGGTGGGTTCATAAACGACGATTCGACAGAAATAGTCGTTTATGACTGTTGTCGATATTCAGATAGTGCACGCCAGAGCTTGTACGATAAGAAAGTTGTCATTAAGACTTGCATGCAGGTCTACAAACCGTTTCAATTCGTTTAAAGACATGTTTGGCGAAACCTGGAcggtttttttttaaatgtaatgggAACACTCAATAGATTAATTTCATTGCATACAGGAAAGGCCCACGAAATTCAGGTTGAGTGATCACAAATACAAAGGGCCGAAGTGTGAGAAACTTTATTGAAATCCATGTCGCTATCCCCGTATCCTGGAACGCCTCTTGACTCCATCTCGACtcgctggatggatggatgctagcaGCGTCAtttttggaacggggcagtgggttgcgccaccaagctattgtattgcctaatgtcctacatgtcatactcaaaaaaaaaatacacgaatTCTCACTCCAAACTTCCTGAAAcattattgggaactttgtttcatgcgtttgtcgtttccctacttccACCAATCGCCTCTTGCTAATCTCTATTggggacatgtttactttccccctgctgtCGCTGAACCAAAGCGATTCAAGGAGGCCAGAGCTGCCTAAATCGACCTCTGGTCAGACATATTCACATTCTAatagaacatgctccatcgtttccctagctttaccgcagccaGGACATGCTTTTCCTttattgtacctcgctttataaatGCGCGTTCTAaagcatcctgatctcgcttcgaaaagcagcttccctttgagttattgtaaattgtttctttcctgatgtcatttTCTCCTTAAATAGTTACTCgtaggtttcttttccattgccgccacccatgagattgtctcagcctctgactttgcgcttgacgttctttgttgccatgttatttactataccggtcgcgtacttgctggtaagctttataGTTCTTTTCCTCCGATTAATTATTCCTGTTCAAATATATGAACACTGGGATGGATGGAAATGCGAATGGCAGCGCCGCCCTTCGGCGGAAGTGGTGACTACCTTCCATTAACGCTCCGCGGCACTTCTTGAGAAGCATAGCCCCCTTTACTCCAGGGGCAGCGAAGTGCTCAACCCCATGCGAAGGAAGAATTCCGAGTCGAGAATAAGGCGGTATGATATCAAGGGCTCCGTGCTTCGCTCACGAAGTTCTGCGAGTCCGTTCAAAATTCCGGTGGTACTTAGCAATGCTTATCTGCTGTAGAACGGCACGAACTTCCAATCTAGGCTGATCGTTTGTTACGTGCTCCTTTCAAACCGTCGGCACTGATTGCGCGGAGGTTGCTTCGCTAACGTGAAGTGATCTGTAAACACTTCGCAAAGGCTGGGCGTATCGAGGAAGGTTGTGCTGCACTCACTCTGGTCGCTGTTTTGCGAGTGCCTATAGATGGTTGTTCCTATGAGGGAATGTTGTACAGCGCATGCATGCTTTACAAGTTTTCAAGCCTGTACTCTACGGGGGCGCGGGTGGTGCACTGAATTTATCCGCATGACCACGCTTGTTTGTAAATAGTTCTTACATTACCAGGCTAGCCACTGGCCGTGTCGCTGTTATCTAGGTTCTTGGTCGAGACCGATTGAGAATGAGCCAGCTATACTGACTCCCATCGTGCCTCAACAATTTAGGTACACGCTTTTAGTTACTATGCGTGTGATAGAACTTTTATTTACCCTTAGGgtttcttatattttttttataaCTAGGGCTTTGGTACAGACCTATTAAAGCTGTCGGATTACTCGCGCATGTCTGATGCTCATTGCGTGTTTCCCACCTCCTTCCTTTAACAGAAGGACCAGGGCGCCACTCTTGCCGGATTCGCCAAAACCCTCGTTAAAGCGGATGCCCGTGTTTTCGTCAGCGTGGATAATGTCCTCGCCATCTTCAATGCCGCCGACGAGGAATTCTGCAACGACGGGACCACCTGTCTCAGCGCCACCTGCACATTCAGTGACAAGTCTTCGTGCTGGGCCGTCAATCGTCAGCGAGAGTGGAATGCCATGTTCAACAACCGCGGCATCGAGGTGATCCAGCTGCAGAAGGGGACACTTCACTTTCGAACATTGAACATCGACCCTGAAGACTTGGAGGCGAATGCAGACGTCAAGTTTCTTTGCCTGTCTCTGTGGCTCCTGCGACAACATCGCTGCATCTCTGGAGTCGTCCTGTCTATTCCCGTCCTGGCACCTAGGCACGAGTCACTGTTCATGTCTCTCCTAAAGCTTACGGAATTCTTACAAAAGTGCGAGATACACGGCAATGATCCATTCAAAGGACGTGCCCTCGCAAAGGCGGAGCCAAGAGCGAGTGCTCTAGACCACCTGTCTCGACTGAGAGAACTGGGACTCGCTACGGTTCACCTGATCGACGATGACGTTGCTATCCTGGCCCGTCTCGTGGAACGAAACGCATTGCTCGTTGCCCTCATCCTCATCGACGTAGAGATGAGCGCGCTCGCGTTCGCCGAGCTCGTCGCCAGGGTGGTCGAGCACAAGAAACTGGAGGACTTCCGTGTGAAGATAAGCGCCAAAGAACCCGAGTCCGTGTTCAACGAAGCCCTGAGTCTAATCGGCCAGTCGCGCACTATCTCGAGGCTGTACGTGCACGTCGACCACGGCTTGTTGAGCCTGCTGCAGGGACTCCTCGATAACTCTTCGATTAGAGAACTAACGCTGGAGCCGATGATCAACGACGCGAAAATACTGTGTGCGCTAGCAGACTTCCTGGAAAAGCAGGCATCTTGCAAGCGCTTGAAGGCTTGCCTCAACGCCAGACAATTTGGGCACGTTGCCGGCGCTCTCAACGACATGCAAAGAATCGTCGGCAACAGTTCGCTGCGCGTTCTCGTGCTTTCGGGATCGGCGCTTGCGCCTCTGCCGGCGAATCGGCTTGCCGACGGGCTCGCAATGAGCAAGACGTTGAGACAGCTCCATTTGGATGACTGCGAGCTCGCGTGCTTAGACGTCCTGCCCTTTGTGATGGCTGTCAGAAGATGCGCGGAATTCGGCCAATTCGAAGAACTCAACGTGGGAGCTCCGGTTGGCAAGGATCTTGAGCTGTGCGAGCTGTTCAGGAAAATAGTTGATGTCGGCGTCTGTGACAAGATCACGCTAGTCTACAACGACTGCCTTGTGGAGCCCTTGCGGGATGCTCTGCAAACGAACATAAAGTTTGTCAACGTTTCCCTCTCCTACGGCGAAGATACAGAAGTTGAGCCTGTTCTCCATGCCATGAGGAGCACGGTGAAGACCTTGAAGACACTCTGCATCAACTCTCCTCGAGTAAGTTACTGTGTTCCGTAATGTAATTCTCGAGGGTAGATATATGGGCTTCATGACAGAGCACGCCACACTGAGGCACGTGGACATGCGTAACTAGTAGGCGTACAGAAGACGGGCAACGTTCAGTCGGCTAGTTGCGTCTGTCCGCGTTCCTCAGTGGTACGCACATTGCACTTTGATGTGCAGTATCGCCGACTGTTTCCATTTCTAGGATTCTCGGGTATTTCAGCAAATTGATGTGCAATATTTAGTTCAGGGTGGAAAGAACGGGAGGGCAAACATACGGCATTTCTCACTTTTCGCCCTGCGTTAACTGTTTTACGACTGCGCTTAAGGATAGTTCAGTGTTCGGTAAAATGAACATACTCGTGCGATATTATTTATTGTACTGTTCAGTGCTGAAGGCTAACCATTGTCTACGTTCAGACATTGCTTTAATTATAGACTGAATGTGCTGGAAACTTTCATTCATGTTTGGCATAGTGAAATAGTAAACGCAGTTTATATATACGCATATTCAAAGACACGATTACATGCAAACTATCCTTTTTTTATATGCAGGACATATCTTGCGTGCTCTGCGAAAACGTCAAATGCAGATGTATTCAGCTTTCAGTAGAGTGGGGCTTTTACTAGGGCCAGCTGCCTGTAATTTCGAACAAATGAAACGCCTGTGTTTAGGTTCTTCGCGCACGAATGCTCCAAAATGCAATGAGCTTAATCTAAAATCCTCTCGTGTGGTTTTATGGCTTGTGAGAAAATATCGTGGTGCTGGAAATAAACGTGAGCTGAACATCACGATCACCTCAGATGTTCATATATTCTATAACAGGTCGCAATTTATCAAGCCTGCCTCCACCTAAGCATTCCTAAAACAACTACTTAGCATTCAATTGAAATTCGAAATGCTACACGCGTTTGAATTTTCCAGCTTCAACTGTTCGAGATCGCGATTGAGGCAGATATCAATAAATACTTCGGTATAATGCAATGAGAACTCTGATGTTCTGCGTTCTTTGATACGAATGAGCTGTTACACGAACGGACAATGCCTCGCCTGTGGCACTCCGCTCTGCAATCATCCTTGAGGCTTCTGCACGTTTGTCCAGCGAGTTTCTTTGCGCCTGCGCCACTTGTCCCAGTTATCCCTGGCAAAGCTACCTAGTGTTCACTAACAAGGAATGAGACATCTTGTCTCCCTGTATCTGACAGACGTACGGGACTTGTTTCGAGCGCTCAACGGTGGTTAGCGACGAATTGATGATGCAAGAGACTCCTCTCACTGACGAAGGCTTGTCGACTGACTATAGTCACTTTTCGATCGCAAATTATTCATGCATTCTCTACATGCAGGTACTGAGCAGCCTGGGCGGTCAGTTCCTGGCGAACCTTATTCGGAAAGCAGACTCACTCACGGTTGTCAGACTGCGCTGCCGCACCAAGGCGAACGCGTCCATCCAGATCCTCAAGGCCCTAGCTGAGTCCAGGAGCGTGATTCTCCTAACTACCGAGCGCTGGGACTTCAGCGAAAACGTCCAGCGCACCTTTGCCGACATGCTTCGCCAAAATCGCAGCCTGAATCGCCTCGAATTCTACTGGAGCAACGTCGGTGATTACGAGCCTTTCAAGAAGTACCTGATCAATGGTCTCGAGTTCAACCAGTCCGTGTCGGTTGTGAAGATGTACCATGGCCAGGAGCGCGATGAGTTGGCCGTACATGACTTCGAACTTTTGCAGTGCATCCACAGGAACGCGATGCTACTCGCCTGGGTCACGGACGTCATCCTGAGGGACGGAATGTGTCCCGAGGGTGCCGCTGTTGTTGACTTGCTCAACACTTGCGAGGCACCTCTGGACCTGTTTCAGCGGACCGGCGATTTCTCACCGCGTACGGCTAACAAACGCATCCGCTTGGCTCGCATGGCGACGAGGACGCAGTTCTACGCCCTGATTTCTGAGTTCAGTGGCCGGCGCGACTTTACTTTGAGCGCTATTGGACGAGCGCATTTTCAGAACCTTGTTCTCTCTATGCGTGACGACGTGTTCAGCACCATGGGAGTCGAAACGTCCGCTAGTTCGGGTGCCAGCGGCTCTGACGTTTAGTGAGTTGGTTCCTGCGATTTTTTTTCACCGGTACAGTGGCTGAGCTCTAGCAAACTGATAATTCGCAGACATTTGCAAGAATTTGCATGTTTGCCGGTTCCTCTTCGAGACCTTTTTATTACTTCTTTTTATACTGTACTGTATCACCTGGACGTTTTTCTATAAGCATATATCTATTAAGCCGACGCATTTACAGCCTATAATTAGCTGCAAAAGACATTGCGAAGGCTGCCTTTTCGCCTTTACAGTGATGTACAACATGTCTATTGCAGATAACCCGATTGTTTTCATTGAATAAATTTTTTCGTAtgttttctgatgcatcattgcTATAGACACAAACTTGATCTTTCAATCTGCGTGGTTCTACAAGACTACTTTTGTTCCTTCTGCTCTCTCAAGCATACATATGCACGTGTTAATGTAGCGACTGCCATCTTGTTGCGGGAGATTGCCAGCTCCTTTGTGTCGGAACAGCGTCGCCGCTGACGTCACAACCAGGTTACCGCTAATTTTCATTGTCGTTATTACAGTGTAGACTTGTTTTTAAACATATATATTTTCGACCGACCACTGAgaaaccattaaaaaaaataaccAATGCGAAAAATTCTCCCTTTATTAGACAAGTATGGCATTTGTATGCGTTCGGAAGTGGGCGCTGGTAATTCCACACCGAAAGTTGCAGCACAAGTACGGGAAAAATGAACATTCAAAGCAGTTCACGCGAAAATATTTCCTGGCGATTTGACATAACGGAGAAACCAGGTGCCTCCCTGTTTTATGGAGGCCACCAAACAGTTAAGGCATCCAGAGAAACAAGGCAAACTCTTCAAAGAAACGAGCGCACAAAGCAACGACATAGTATTAAACTCTGTTGATCAGCACGAACAGGCTGAGCTGTCAAAACTGATCGGAAGCAAAATGTCGTACCCAAAGTATGACATTGAAGGGTGAAGAGGCGATAAAGGTTTTATAGTTAGCATGAAATCTACACGGGTGGTGGCTGCACTTGGCGCGGTTGctt
This DNA window, taken from Dermacentor silvarum isolate Dsil-2018 unplaced genomic scaffold, BIME_Dsil_1.4 Seq814, whole genome shotgun sequence, encodes the following:
- the LOC119435660 gene encoding uncharacterized protein LOC119435660; its protein translation is MFNNRGIEVIQLQKGTLHFRTLNIDPEDLEANADVKFLCLSLWLLRQHRCISGVVLSIPVLAPRHESLFMSLLKLTEFLQKCEIHGNDPFKGRALAKAEPRASALDHLSRLRELGLATVHLIDDDVAILARLVERNALLVALILIDVEMSALAFAELVARVVEHKKLEDFRVKISAKEPESVFNEALSLIGQSRTISRLYVHVDHGLLSLLQGLLDNSSIRELTLEPMINDAKILCALADFLEKQASCKRLKACLNARQFGHVAGALNDMQRIVGNSSLRVLVLSGSALAPLPANRLADGLAMSKTLRQLHLDDCELACLDVLPFVMAVRRCAEFGQFEELNVGAPVGKDLELCELFRKIVDVGVCDKITLVYNDCLVEPLRDALQTNIKFVNVSLSYGEDTEVEPVLHAMRSTVKTLKTLCINSPRVLSSLGGQFLANLIRKADSLTVVRLRCRTKANASIQILKALAESRSVILLTTERWDFSENVQRTFADMLRQNRSLNRLEFYWSNVGDYEPFKKYLINGLEFNQSVSVVKMYHGQERDELAVHDFELLQCIHRNAMLLAWVTDVILRDGMCPEGAAVVDLLNTCEAPLDLFQRTGDFSPRTANKRIRLARMATRTQFYALISEFSGRRDFTLSAIGRAHFQNLVLSMRDDVFSTMGVETSASSGASGSDV